TTCGGGACTCCGGCAGGCTGTCTCACGCTCGCTCGTTCCACCCTAAATATACGATATCCTGTTGGGAAGGTCGGGGATTTGGCGAACATAGCGACTCCTGTCGGCGGGTACGGCACGCGACGGTCTCCCAATGGGGCAAACCGGTTTGTCATCGGAGTATGCCATGTCTTCTGGAAGCCCGACGCACACCCGCAGTACGATCGCCCAGGTTGCACGCGAGGTCGGGGTGTCCAAGAGCACGGTGAGCCACGCCTTCAGCGGGCGGCGGTACGTCAGCGAGTCGGTGAAGGCCCGCGTTTTCGCCGCCGCCCGGCGGCTGAACTACCGGCCGTACTACGCGGCCCAGGTGCTGGCTCACCGGCGGACGCGGACGATCGGGGTGGTGATCCGTGAACTGGCGGGCGATTTCACCCTTCGTCAGTTGGAGGCGGTGGCCCGCGCCGCTGATGCTCGAGGCTATCGCGTTACTCTCGGTTTCGCCGGGAACCACGACCGGAAGGTTCGCGAGCATCTTGAGAGTTTCGCCAGCGGCCAGGCCGACGGTGTGCTGGTTCTGACCGCCGCCGTGTCGGATGAACTGATTCGCGAGTTCGCCGAGCGCGGCTGTGTTCTGGCCACGCCGATGCGCGTGATCGAGGGGGCTGAAGATCTTTGTCCCGTCCGCGTTGAAATCGCTGAGGCCTTCGGCTCGCTGTTGGAGCATCTCTATCAACTCGGCCATCGGCGGTTCGGCTTTGTCTGCGGACAGGTTCGCGAGGTGCGGGATCGCTACGATCGTTTGCGTCGGTTCGTGGATGAGAAGGGTCTTGAACTGGATGACCACTGCGTCGTAACCGGCCTCGATAGCGTCGAGGAAGGCGACGCCGCGGCCGGTCGGCTGCTCGAGCGCCAGTCGGGCATCACGGCCTTGGTCTGTTCGAACGACAACCTCGCGGTCGGA
Above is a window of Phycisphaerae bacterium DNA encoding:
- a CDS encoding LacI family transcriptional regulator — protein: MSSGSPTHTRSTIAQVAREVGVSKSTVSHAFSGRRYVSESVKARVFAAARRLNYRPYYAAQVLAHRRTRTIGVVIRELAGDFTLRQLEAVARAADARGYRVTLGFAGNHDRKVREHLESFASGQADGVLVLTAAVSDELIREFAERGCVLATPMRVIEGAEDLCPVRVEIAEAFGSLLEHLYQLGHRRFGFVCGQVREVRDRYDRLRRFVDEKGLELDDHCVVTGLDSVEEGDAAAGRLLERQSGITALVCSNDNLAVGVLTAARRMGLAVPDDLTVTGCDDVPIGRYCTPRLTTIRLPIAQISEAAVNHLIDRIEGADRPIIVRIRPELLIRESSAPPPSPAKVLISGEQ